A genome region from Maylandia zebra isolate NMK-2024a linkage group LG6, Mzebra_GT3a, whole genome shotgun sequence includes the following:
- the slc2a15b gene encoding solute carrier family 2 member 15b isoform X1 — MAEELLQGNNEKLTSHLTKPLLAVAFLASFGSSMLYGYNLAVVNSPAKYIKDFYNETLLESHGLTPDGHLLTVLYSLTVSIFAIGGMTGALLVGRLVTKYGRKGTLVRSTALVFMGGALMGFSRWCRIPEMVIIGRFITGVHSGISLSVVPMYLGEIAPKNLRGFLGLVPSIHICLGVFIAQVLGLSEILGKEEHWPLLLSLVAVPTMVQLILLPWFPESPRYLLIERGDVHATIAALKWFRTKGNIQAEVEEMQEEQRSLSSMQTLSVCSLLMDSCVRWQVLTVAVVNIGMQLSGIDAIWFYTNDIFRNAGLADPYIQYTTVGTGAIEVISGMLGCFTIERLGRRPLMIGGFLFMGLCCAGITVSVLFQPQLSYMRYISVGCVIGIIAGFCIGPAGVPFLITTELFKQSHRPAAYTVAGCLNWMSNFTIGFVFPFLEIATGPFCYLIFCVVCLGVAVYTFFIIPETKNKTFLEISQMFATKNEICEEELYPNSELKMALMNGYGTLDFHNKK; from the exons TACATCAAAGACTTCTACAATGAGACATTATTAGAAAGTCATGGCTTGACTCCGGATGGGCATCTTCTTACCGTCTTGTACTCTCTTACTGTGTCAATCTTTGCCATTGGTGGAATGACCGGAGCACTGCTGGTGGGCAGACTAGTTACCAAATATGGAAG GAAAGGGACTCTGGTGAGATCCACTGCACTTGTTTTTATGGGCGGAGCTCTGATGGGCTTTAGCAGATGGTGCAGAATTCCTGAGATGGTCATCATTGGGCGTTTCATCACAGGAGTACATTCAG GGATTTCTCTCAGTGTGGTGCCGATGTACCTCGGTGAGATCGCTCCTAAGAATTTGCGAGGCTTCCTGGGCCTTGTTCCCAGCATTCACATTTGTCTTGGAGTTTTCATCGCTCAGGTCCTGGGGCTCTCGGAGATACTGGGAAAG GAAGAGCACTGGCCTCTGCTTTTGTCTCTTGTGGCGGTTCCTACCATGGTCCAGCTGATACTGTTGCCATGGTTTCCAGAGAGTCCACGATATCTGCTAATAGAGAGAGGAGATGTGCATGCCACCATTGCAG CCCTAAAGTGGTTCCGTACTAAAGGAAACATTCAGGCTGAGGTTGAAGAGATGCAGGAGGAGCAACGCTCTTTGTCCTCCATGCAGACCCTCTCTGTCTGCAGCCTCCTCATGGACAGCTGTGTCCGCTGGCAGGTCCTCACTGTTGCAGTGGTCAACATCGGCATGCAGCTGTCTGGGATTGATGCC ATCTGGTTCTATACAAATGACATTTTTAGGAATGCAGGACTCGCAGACCCTTATATTCAGTACACAACAGTGGGAACTGGGGCCATTGAGGTCATCTCAGGGATGCTGGGG TGTTTCACTATTGAGCGTCTGGGCAGAAGACCACTGATGATTGGTGGTTTCCTTTTTATGGGACTGTGCTGTGCCGGAATCACTGTGTCTGTCCTCTTCCAG ccgcagttGTCCTACATGCGCTACATCAGTGTGGGCTGTGTTATTGGGATTATTGCTGGCTTCTGCATAGgtccag CGGGTGTGCCTTTCCTGATCACTACGGAGCTGTTTAAGCAGTCTCATCGACCGGCTGCGTACACCGTAGCTGGTTGCCTCAACTGGATGTCCAACTTCACCATTGGTTTTGTCTTTCCCTTCTTAGAG ATTGCTACAGGTCCTTTCTGTTACCTGATCTTCTGTGTGGTCTGCTTGGGAGTGGCTGTCTATACCTTCTTCATCATTCCAGAGACCAAGAACAAAACTTTCTTGGAGATCAGCCAGATGTTTGCCACCAAGAATGAGATCTGTGAAGAAGAGCTGTATCCAAATAGTGAACTAAAAATGGCTCTGATGAACGGCTATGGAACCCTCGACTTCCATAACAAAAAATAG
- the slc2a15b gene encoding solute carrier family 2 member 15b isoform X2 produces the protein MLYGYNLAVVNSPAKYIKDFYNETLLESHGLTPDGHLLTVLYSLTVSIFAIGGMTGALLVGRLVTKYGRKGTLVRSTALVFMGGALMGFSRWCRIPEMVIIGRFITGVHSGISLSVVPMYLGEIAPKNLRGFLGLVPSIHICLGVFIAQVLGLSEILGKEEHWPLLLSLVAVPTMVQLILLPWFPESPRYLLIERGDVHATIAALKWFRTKGNIQAEVEEMQEEQRSLSSMQTLSVCSLLMDSCVRWQVLTVAVVNIGMQLSGIDAIWFYTNDIFRNAGLADPYIQYTTVGTGAIEVISGMLGCFTIERLGRRPLMIGGFLFMGLCCAGITVSVLFQPQLSYMRYISVGCVIGIIAGFCIGPAGVPFLITTELFKQSHRPAAYTVAGCLNWMSNFTIGFVFPFLEIATGPFCYLIFCVVCLGVAVYTFFIIPETKNKTFLEISQMFATKNEICEEELYPNSELKMALMNGYGTLDFHNKK, from the exons TACATCAAAGACTTCTACAATGAGACATTATTAGAAAGTCATGGCTTGACTCCGGATGGGCATCTTCTTACCGTCTTGTACTCTCTTACTGTGTCAATCTTTGCCATTGGTGGAATGACCGGAGCACTGCTGGTGGGCAGACTAGTTACCAAATATGGAAG GAAAGGGACTCTGGTGAGATCCACTGCACTTGTTTTTATGGGCGGAGCTCTGATGGGCTTTAGCAGATGGTGCAGAATTCCTGAGATGGTCATCATTGGGCGTTTCATCACAGGAGTACATTCAG GGATTTCTCTCAGTGTGGTGCCGATGTACCTCGGTGAGATCGCTCCTAAGAATTTGCGAGGCTTCCTGGGCCTTGTTCCCAGCATTCACATTTGTCTTGGAGTTTTCATCGCTCAGGTCCTGGGGCTCTCGGAGATACTGGGAAAG GAAGAGCACTGGCCTCTGCTTTTGTCTCTTGTGGCGGTTCCTACCATGGTCCAGCTGATACTGTTGCCATGGTTTCCAGAGAGTCCACGATATCTGCTAATAGAGAGAGGAGATGTGCATGCCACCATTGCAG CCCTAAAGTGGTTCCGTACTAAAGGAAACATTCAGGCTGAGGTTGAAGAGATGCAGGAGGAGCAACGCTCTTTGTCCTCCATGCAGACCCTCTCTGTCTGCAGCCTCCTCATGGACAGCTGTGTCCGCTGGCAGGTCCTCACTGTTGCAGTGGTCAACATCGGCATGCAGCTGTCTGGGATTGATGCC ATCTGGTTCTATACAAATGACATTTTTAGGAATGCAGGACTCGCAGACCCTTATATTCAGTACACAACAGTGGGAACTGGGGCCATTGAGGTCATCTCAGGGATGCTGGGG TGTTTCACTATTGAGCGTCTGGGCAGAAGACCACTGATGATTGGTGGTTTCCTTTTTATGGGACTGTGCTGTGCCGGAATCACTGTGTCTGTCCTCTTCCAG ccgcagttGTCCTACATGCGCTACATCAGTGTGGGCTGTGTTATTGGGATTATTGCTGGCTTCTGCATAGgtccag CGGGTGTGCCTTTCCTGATCACTACGGAGCTGTTTAAGCAGTCTCATCGACCGGCTGCGTACACCGTAGCTGGTTGCCTCAACTGGATGTCCAACTTCACCATTGGTTTTGTCTTTCCCTTCTTAGAG ATTGCTACAGGTCCTTTCTGTTACCTGATCTTCTGTGTGGTCTGCTTGGGAGTGGCTGTCTATACCTTCTTCATCATTCCAGAGACCAAGAACAAAACTTTCTTGGAGATCAGCCAGATGTTTGCCACCAAGAATGAGATCTGTGAAGAAGAGCTGTATCCAAATAGTGAACTAAAAATGGCTCTGATGAACGGCTATGGAACCCTCGACTTCCATAACAAAAAATAG
- the slc2a15b gene encoding solute carrier family 2 member 15b isoform X3: MTGALLVGRLVTKYGRKGTLVRSTALVFMGGALMGFSRWCRIPEMVIIGRFITGVHSGISLSVVPMYLGEIAPKNLRGFLGLVPSIHICLGVFIAQVLGLSEILGKEEHWPLLLSLVAVPTMVQLILLPWFPESPRYLLIERGDVHATIAALKWFRTKGNIQAEVEEMQEEQRSLSSMQTLSVCSLLMDSCVRWQVLTVAVVNIGMQLSGIDAIWFYTNDIFRNAGLADPYIQYTTVGTGAIEVISGMLGCFTIERLGRRPLMIGGFLFMGLCCAGITVSVLFQPQLSYMRYISVGCVIGIIAGFCIGPAGVPFLITTELFKQSHRPAAYTVAGCLNWMSNFTIGFVFPFLEIATGPFCYLIFCVVCLGVAVYTFFIIPETKNKTFLEISQMFATKNEICEEELYPNSELKMALMNGYGTLDFHNKK, translated from the exons ATGACCGGAGCACTGCTGGTGGGCAGACTAGTTACCAAATATGGAAG GAAAGGGACTCTGGTGAGATCCACTGCACTTGTTTTTATGGGCGGAGCTCTGATGGGCTTTAGCAGATGGTGCAGAATTCCTGAGATGGTCATCATTGGGCGTTTCATCACAGGAGTACATTCAG GGATTTCTCTCAGTGTGGTGCCGATGTACCTCGGTGAGATCGCTCCTAAGAATTTGCGAGGCTTCCTGGGCCTTGTTCCCAGCATTCACATTTGTCTTGGAGTTTTCATCGCTCAGGTCCTGGGGCTCTCGGAGATACTGGGAAAG GAAGAGCACTGGCCTCTGCTTTTGTCTCTTGTGGCGGTTCCTACCATGGTCCAGCTGATACTGTTGCCATGGTTTCCAGAGAGTCCACGATATCTGCTAATAGAGAGAGGAGATGTGCATGCCACCATTGCAG CCCTAAAGTGGTTCCGTACTAAAGGAAACATTCAGGCTGAGGTTGAAGAGATGCAGGAGGAGCAACGCTCTTTGTCCTCCATGCAGACCCTCTCTGTCTGCAGCCTCCTCATGGACAGCTGTGTCCGCTGGCAGGTCCTCACTGTTGCAGTGGTCAACATCGGCATGCAGCTGTCTGGGATTGATGCC ATCTGGTTCTATACAAATGACATTTTTAGGAATGCAGGACTCGCAGACCCTTATATTCAGTACACAACAGTGGGAACTGGGGCCATTGAGGTCATCTCAGGGATGCTGGGG TGTTTCACTATTGAGCGTCTGGGCAGAAGACCACTGATGATTGGTGGTTTCCTTTTTATGGGACTGTGCTGTGCCGGAATCACTGTGTCTGTCCTCTTCCAG ccgcagttGTCCTACATGCGCTACATCAGTGTGGGCTGTGTTATTGGGATTATTGCTGGCTTCTGCATAGgtccag CGGGTGTGCCTTTCCTGATCACTACGGAGCTGTTTAAGCAGTCTCATCGACCGGCTGCGTACACCGTAGCTGGTTGCCTCAACTGGATGTCCAACTTCACCATTGGTTTTGTCTTTCCCTTCTTAGAG ATTGCTACAGGTCCTTTCTGTTACCTGATCTTCTGTGTGGTCTGCTTGGGAGTGGCTGTCTATACCTTCTTCATCATTCCAGAGACCAAGAACAAAACTTTCTTGGAGATCAGCCAGATGTTTGCCACCAAGAATGAGATCTGTGAAGAAGAGCTGTATCCAAATAGTGAACTAAAAATGGCTCTGATGAACGGCTATGGAACCCTCGACTTCCATAACAAAAAATAG
- the fgf8b gene encoding fibroblast growth factor 8b, giving the protein MKQYLNYYKMRLRTSRLGYLLLQFTALCFYAQNTVQSPPNFKHHVTEQSRLSDRMSRRLTRTYQLYSRTSGKHVQVLANKRVNANGEDGAAHAKLEVETDSFGSRIRIKGVKTGYYICMNKKGKLIGKRKGRGKDCIFTEIVLENNYTALQNAKYEGWYMAFTRKGRPRKASKTKQHQREAHFMKRLPRGHLLSEKRPFDVLPLPVPAHPFNKRTKHSHHQRSGGR; this is encoded by the exons ATGAAGCAATATTTGAACTATTACAAGATGAGGCTGAGAACTTCGAGGTTAGGTTATCT GTTACTTCAGTTCACGGCGCTTTGCTTTTACGCACAG AACACCGTGCAGTCCCCTCCGAATTTCAAGCACCACGTTACCGAGCAGAGCCGGCTATCGGACCGGATGAGCCGCAGGCTGACCCGAACCTACCAGCTGTACAGTCGCACCAGCGGGAAACACGTCCAGGTCCTGGCCAACAAGAGGGTGAACGCCAACGGAGAAGACGGAGCGGCACACG CTAAACTGGAAGTGGAGACGGATTCTTTTGGAAGTCGCATTCGTATTAAAGGGGTGAAGACAGGATATTACATATGTATGAACAAGAAGGGGAAGTTGATCGGCAAG cGGAAAGGGCGAGGCAAGGACTGCATCTTCACCGAGATTGTTCTGGAAAACAACTACACTGCACTCCAGAACGCCAAGTACGAGGGCTGGTACATGGCTTTTACACGCAAGGGCCGCCCCAGGAAGGCCTCCAAGACCAAGCAACACCAGAGGGAGGCCCACTTCATGAAGCGTCTACCCAGGGGGCACTTGCTGAGTGAGAAGAGACCGTTTGATGTTCTTCCTCTCCCTGTCCCCGCGCACCCTTTCAACAAGCGGACTAAACATTCCCACCACCAGCGCTCAGGGGGACGCTGA